Proteins from a genomic interval of Stenotrophomonas maltophilia:
- a CDS encoding cob(I)yrinic acid a,c-diamide adenosyltransferase translates to MGHRLSRIYTRTGDDGSTGLGDGQRVAKDDARVASYGTVDEANAALGLLLAAPLPEDVRALVVHLQHQLFDLGAELCIPGHAAIHAADVSALEQQLDHYNAGLPMLKEFILPAGGEAAARCHLARTIVRRAERETVTLARHEAVRSEALQYLNRLSDLLFVLARVLARADGQGEALWQPQQRQR, encoded by the coding sequence ATGGGTCATCGCCTCTCGCGCATCTACACCCGCACCGGCGACGACGGCAGTACCGGCCTCGGTGACGGCCAGCGCGTGGCCAAGGATGACGCCCGGGTGGCGTCCTACGGCACCGTCGACGAAGCCAACGCCGCGCTCGGCCTGCTGCTGGCGGCACCGTTGCCGGAGGACGTACGCGCACTGGTCGTGCACCTGCAGCACCAGCTGTTCGACCTGGGTGCCGAGCTGTGCATCCCCGGCCACGCCGCGATCCACGCCGCCGATGTCTCGGCACTGGAACAGCAGCTGGACCACTACAACGCCGGCCTGCCGATGCTGAAGGAGTTCATCCTGCCGGCCGGGGGCGAGGCGGCAGCGCGCTGCCATCTGGCGCGCACCATTGTCCGCCGCGCCGAGCGCGAGACGGTCACCCTGGCCCGCCACGAAGCCGTGCGCAGCGAGGCGCTGCAATACCTCAACCGGCTGTCGGACCTGCTGTTCGTGCTGGCCCGGGTGCTGGCCCGTGCCGACGGCCAGGGCGAGGCGCTGTGGCAACCGCAGCAGCGCCAGCGCTGA
- the ubiH gene encoding 2-octaprenyl-6-methoxyphenyl hydroxylase codes for MSERHDVLIVGGGLVGASLAIALDRLGRDVGLLEASPAGELPAVFDQRNLSFAAATVNALTALGVMQKLTMAPGPIRRIHVSRAGDFGRVQLEAADYDRPWFGQVVVARDFGQALEARLQELPRLHRYRPMRFLGLGEVVGGYRQVRVADEAGERVLLARLVVGADGTTSGVRGALGIEVDRHDFQQTLFVARVRSQRAPDGTAWERFTDTGPTALLPRGDRHFGTVHGVARDQADAVMALDDTAWLQRLQNAIGWRAGRLLESGPRSAYPLIQVLARALAGERTVLLGNAAQTIHPLGAQGFNLGLRDALTLAELLEDSIDDAGSDALLQAYVARREEDRRQTVAFSGGLARLTSNPAPLMRPLRSLGLVAAQRASVQSMLVGGAMGFRGEVPRLCRGEAA; via the coding sequence ATGAGTGAACGACATGACGTGCTGATTGTCGGTGGTGGCCTGGTGGGCGCCAGCCTGGCCATTGCCCTGGACCGCCTCGGCCGCGACGTGGGCCTGCTCGAGGCCAGCCCCGCCGGCGAGCTGCCGGCGGTGTTCGACCAGCGCAACCTCAGTTTCGCCGCAGCCACCGTCAATGCGCTGACCGCGCTGGGGGTGATGCAGAAACTGACGATGGCGCCGGGCCCCATCCGGCGCATCCACGTCAGCCGCGCCGGCGATTTCGGCCGTGTGCAGCTGGAAGCGGCCGATTATGACCGGCCGTGGTTCGGCCAGGTGGTGGTCGCCCGCGACTTCGGCCAAGCGCTGGAAGCGCGCCTGCAGGAGCTGCCGCGGCTGCACCGTTACCGGCCGATGCGGTTCCTGGGCCTGGGCGAGGTGGTCGGCGGCTACCGCCAGGTGCGGGTCGCCGACGAGGCCGGCGAGCGCGTATTGCTGGCACGGCTGGTGGTGGGTGCCGACGGTACGACCAGTGGCGTGCGCGGTGCACTGGGCATCGAGGTCGACCGCCATGATTTCCAGCAGACCCTGTTCGTGGCCCGCGTGCGCAGCCAGCGCGCGCCGGATGGCACCGCGTGGGAGCGGTTCACCGATACCGGCCCGACCGCGCTGCTGCCGCGTGGCGATCGCCACTTCGGCACCGTGCATGGCGTGGCACGGGACCAGGCCGATGCGGTGATGGCGCTGGACGATACGGCGTGGCTGCAACGCCTGCAGAACGCGATCGGCTGGCGTGCCGGCCGCCTGCTCGAATCTGGCCCGCGTAGCGCCTACCCGCTCATCCAGGTGCTGGCGCGTGCGCTGGCCGGTGAACGCACGGTGCTGCTCGGCAATGCCGCGCAGACCATCCACCCGCTGGGTGCACAGGGCTTCAACCTGGGCCTGCGCGATGCGCTGACCCTGGCCGAACTGCTGGAAGATTCCATCGATGATGCCGGCAGCGATGCGCTGCTGCAGGCCTATGTCGCGCGCCGCGAGGAGGACCGCCGGCAGACCGTGGCGTTTTCCGGAGGGCTGGCGCGGCTGACCAGCAACCCGGCGCCGCTGATGAGGCCGCTGCGTAGTCTCGGCCTGGTGGCCGCACAACGTGCCTCGGTACAGTCGATGCTGGTCGGTGGCGCGATGGGCTTCCGTGGCGAAGTGCCGCGGCTGTGCCGTGGAGAAGCGGCATGA
- a CDS encoding histone deacetylase family protein yields MLVYTHPSCLLHDPGPGHPECPQRLQHVLDALHAAFPGQLEWREAPPAKFGELTRVHDSALLDFVLQPQTVPLRQLDMDTWTSPGSASAAVHAAGAGVAAVDAVMLGDDPLAFCAVRPPGHHATSSTAMGFCLLNNIAIAAAYARDRHGLERIAVVDFDVHHGNGTQDIFQHDARVSYYSTHQAGLFPNSGLRRDRGAGNLMNILLPPGSGGFRFRNVWADEMLPAIDDFRPQLLLISAGFDAHLRDPQADLMLETEDFAWITGELHALARRHGAGRVVSMLEGGYDLQALAECSVAHVQALISAAGGNAAG; encoded by the coding sequence ATGCTGGTCTACACCCATCCGTCCTGCCTGCTGCACGACCCCGGCCCCGGCCACCCGGAGTGCCCGCAACGCCTGCAGCACGTACTCGATGCGCTGCATGCGGCCTTCCCTGGGCAGCTCGAATGGCGCGAGGCGCCGCCGGCCAAGTTCGGCGAGCTGACCCGGGTCCATGACAGCGCCCTGCTGGACTTCGTGCTGCAGCCGCAGACCGTGCCGCTGCGCCAGCTGGACATGGACACCTGGACCTCGCCCGGCTCGGCCAGCGCTGCCGTGCACGCCGCCGGTGCCGGCGTGGCCGCAGTCGATGCGGTGATGCTGGGCGACGACCCGCTGGCCTTCTGCGCGGTGCGCCCCCCCGGCCACCACGCCACCAGCAGCACGGCGATGGGCTTCTGCCTGCTCAACAACATCGCCATCGCCGCCGCCTATGCCCGCGACCGTCATGGCCTGGAGCGGATCGCGGTGGTCGATTTCGACGTGCACCACGGCAACGGCACCCAGGACATCTTCCAGCACGATGCCCGGGTCTCGTACTACAGCACGCACCAGGCCGGCCTGTTCCCCAATTCCGGCCTGCGCCGTGACCGCGGCGCAGGCAACCTGATGAACATCCTGCTGCCCCCCGGCAGCGGGGGCTTCCGCTTCCGCAACGTCTGGGCCGACGAGATGCTGCCGGCCATCGACGACTTCCGCCCGCAGCTGTTGCTGATCTCGGCCGGCTTCGACGCCCACCTGCGCGACCCGCAGGCCGACCTGATGCTGGAGACCGAGGATTTCGCCTGGATCACCGGTGAACTGCACGCGCTGGCACGCCGCCACGGGGCCGGCCGGGTGGTGTCGATGCTGGAGGGCGGCTATGACCTGCAGGCACTGGCCGAGTGCAGTGTGGCCCATGTCCAGGCCCTGATCTCAGCGGCTGGCGGCAACGCTGCCGGATGA